From Vicinamibacterales bacterium:
TGCCGTAGGTCTTGCCCCACTTGATCATCGCGATCGTCGTGAGCATGTTCAGCACCATCTTGGTCGCGGTGCCCGCCTTCAGCCGTGTCGAGCCGGCGATGATCTCCGGGCCGACGCTGGGGGCGATCAGCAGATCGACGAAGTTCTGGAGTTCCGACCCCGGCCAGCAGGTCACGAAGATGATCTTGGCGCCCGCCTTCCGCGCGCGGGTCAGCGCGCCGCGGACGAACGGGGTGATGCCGCTCGCCGAGACACCGATGAGGACGTCCCGATTCGACAGGCGCAGCCGCGCGACGCTGCGGCCGCCTTCCTCGTAGTTGTCCTCGACCCCCTCCTTGGCCTCGAACACCGCCGCCTGCCCGCCGGCCATGATCGCCTGGACGAGTCTGGGATGCGTTCCAAACGTGGGAGGCATCTCCGATGCTTCTACCACGCCGAGACGCCCGCTCGTGCCGGCGCCGACGAAGATCACGCGTCCGCCCTTGCCGAGTGACTGCGCGATGATCTCGACGCCGTGCGCGATCTTCTCTTTTTCCTTGTGTACCGCCGCGACGACCTTGCGATCCTCGTTGACGATCATGTCGACGATGTCGCGGACAGGCGCCTTGTCGACGGCGAGACTCGCGGGATTGATCTGCTCGGTGGGTAGCGACTGCCACTTCGAAGGGGGCGG
This genomic window contains:
- the murQ gene encoding N-acetylmuramic acid 6-phosphate etherase is translated as MASPPPSKWQSLPTEQINPASLAVDKAPVRDIVDMIVNEDRKVVAAVHKEKEKIAHGVEIIAQSLGKGGRVIFVGAGTSGRLGVVEASEMPPTFGTHPRLVQAIMAGGQAAVFEAKEGVEDNYEEGGRSVARLRLSNRDVLIGVSASGITPFVRGALTRARKAGAKIIFVTCWPGSELQNFVDLLIAPSVGPEIIAGSTRLKAGTATKMVLNMLTTIAMIKWGKTYGNLMVDVKTGSEKLKDRAKRILNVVTGLDPTEAESLLKRARWNVKAAIVMQKAGLTLPQAMKRLRQADNSVREAIGEDIEPRLRELLGQRERQG